Proteins from one Salinispora arenicola genomic window:
- a CDS encoding polysaccharide deacetylase family protein, with protein MVGTVAVAAGGVVAQALPVVTASGAVRRRWWPHLAGVGAASRIALTFDDGPNRTSTSLFLRALERAGVQATFFVLGTLLDRDPGLGREMAAAGHELAVHGWEHRNLLWRSRAATYADIARARDAIAAVTGTSPSWYRPPYGVLTTSALLACRRLGLAPRLWTAWGRDWEATRSPASIWETIVKDLGGGGTVLLHDSDYASTPGTWRGALAVLPRLVDWARDRELTIGTLGTHQGTGAVEDRAWRTPVPGTSWAWRRTGWVTASGEATA; from the coding sequence TTGGTAGGGACGGTCGCGGTCGCCGCCGGTGGGGTCGTGGCGCAGGCGTTGCCGGTGGTTACCGCCAGCGGTGCGGTTCGTCGCCGATGGTGGCCACACCTGGCGGGTGTGGGCGCGGCCAGTCGGATCGCGTTGACCTTCGACGACGGACCCAACCGCACCTCCACGTCACTCTTTCTGCGGGCACTGGAGCGTGCCGGCGTACAGGCGACGTTCTTTGTGCTCGGCACCCTGCTCGACCGGGATCCAGGGCTCGGCCGGGAAATGGCGGCGGCGGGGCATGAGCTCGCGGTACACGGATGGGAGCACCGAAACCTGCTGTGGCGATCACGCGCCGCGACATACGCCGACATCGCACGCGCCCGGGACGCCATCGCAGCCGTCACCGGCACGTCGCCGTCGTGGTACCGGCCACCGTACGGGGTGCTCACCACGTCCGCGCTGCTGGCCTGCCGGCGGCTGGGACTGGCCCCACGCCTGTGGACAGCTTGGGGACGTGACTGGGAAGCCACCCGGTCGCCGGCGTCGATCTGGGAGACCATCGTGAAAGATCTCGGTGGTGGGGGCACGGTGTTGCTGCATGATTCGGACTACGCGTCGACCCCGGGCACCTGGCGCGGGGCCCTGGCCGTCCTGCCTCGCCTCGTCGACTGGGCCCGTGACCGGGAGCTGACGATCGGGACGCTCGGTACACACCAGGGCACCGGCGCCGTCGAGGACCGGGCGTGGCGCACGCCGGTCCCGGGTACGAGCTGGGCATGGCGCCGTACAGGGTGGGTAACCGCCTCCGGTGAAGCCACGGCATAG